From Chloroflexota bacterium, the proteins below share one genomic window:
- a CDS encoding beta-galactosidase gives MSDQELFGIPGVPFPVGVGYYRAPMPKLDLWDDDFARLNAAGFRIVRSFTYWNHMEPRPGQYELEDIDRLFDLAAEHDLQIWLDIILATHGACPEWLTREHPDMRVVTYRGERVSPTAGAATPQGSQMHCYDHPAWREYAGALLRHVVTRYRERPSLLIWGIWDGINLTSAFCRDSDGYPCYCPHTLARYEAWLRERFTLDELNERLLRRYRRWEDVEPPRSNDNVVEMLLYRRFHYENLAGHLQWMIDETKRLDPVHETRSHGAWFPRPWDESCAAIADSWGMSMPSNNLLTSRDPYQLADRAFGFDWSRSAGKQGRWWNEEIYSGMSRGGVTWKKQSDPRELTTLVWMTLAHGASGAMFWQHRPEYLSFESPGYNLVALDGEPTSRFEAVTQAIRQIDRLSEHLTLECPQAEVGIVYHPESQELFGYNNEAERYLADVRGVYRTLWTHGVPADVVTPSMDWSGYRLLFLPNVTLMTDEVRERIERTLEHCPETRLVAEGSFGIYQGDGQSSYGPPEGLADRLGVRVADFSAVTDYDIEQGRNVLRTPHGAHSVTSPCGYAVLEPLGETQTIATLDGASVAVRTVDGRFTWYGLTLSAGFGDVGQPEMVWGLLDECGIEAPVAIEGDRVVPVVRRSRQGGWLVFVFNLERSTAQVRLRPGWMLASARDLLAQADLAVEDNAFHLSIDQWEVAVVHCPGD, from the coding sequence ATGTCTGACCAGGAGCTCTTCGGCATTCCCGGCGTCCCGTTTCCGGTTGGGGTGGGGTACTACCGCGCCCCGATGCCCAAGCTCGATCTCTGGGACGACGACTTCGCGCGTTTGAACGCCGCGGGCTTCCGCATCGTCCGCAGCTTCACCTATTGGAACCACATGGAGCCACGACCGGGCCAGTATGAGCTGGAGGACATTGACCGGCTGTTCGATTTGGCGGCCGAACACGATCTCCAGATTTGGCTCGACATCATTCTGGCTACGCACGGCGCCTGCCCCGAGTGGCTGACACGCGAACATCCCGACATGCGGGTGGTCACCTACCGCGGGGAACGGGTATCGCCGACCGCGGGCGCGGCCACGCCGCAAGGCTCCCAGATGCACTGCTACGACCACCCGGCCTGGCGTGAATACGCGGGCGCGCTGCTGCGCCATGTGGTGACGCGCTACCGGGAGCGGCCGAGCCTGCTGATCTGGGGGATCTGGGACGGGATCAACCTCACGTCGGCATTCTGCCGCGACAGCGACGGATATCCCTGCTACTGCCCGCACACGCTGGCGCGGTACGAGGCCTGGCTGCGGGAGCGCTTCACGTTGGATGAGCTGAACGAGCGCCTGTTGCGCCGCTACCGCCGCTGGGAAGACGTGGAGCCGCCGCGGTCAAATGACAACGTGGTGGAGATGCTGCTGTACCGGCGATTCCACTACGAGAACCTGGCCGGTCACCTGCAATGGATGATTGACGAAACCAAGCGGCTTGATCCGGTCCACGAAACCCGCTCCCACGGCGCTTGGTTTCCGCGGCCGTGGGACGAGAGTTGCGCGGCCATTGCGGACAGCTGGGGCATGTCCATGCCCTCGAACAACCTGCTGACCTCCAGAGATCCGTACCAGCTCGCGGATCGCGCGTTCGGGTTCGACTGGTCGCGCAGCGCGGGGAAGCAGGGGCGCTGGTGGAACGAGGAGATCTACTCGGGCATGTCGCGAGGCGGGGTGACGTGGAAGAAGCAAAGCGACCCGCGCGAGCTGACCACCCTGGTCTGGATGACCCTGGCGCACGGCGCCTCGGGGGCCATGTTCTGGCAGCACCGGCCGGAATACCTGAGCTTCGAGTCGCCGGGCTACAACCTTGTGGCGCTGGACGGCGAGCCCACGTCGCGTTTCGAGGCCGTGACGCAGGCCATCCGGCAGATCGACCGCTTGAGTGAGCATTTGACGCTGGAGTGTCCGCAGGCCGAAGTTGGAATCGTCTATCACCCCGAATCGCAGGAGCTGTTCGGCTACAACAACGAGGCCGAGCGCTACCTGGCCGACGTGCGGGGCGTGTACCGCACGCTATGGACGCACGGCGTCCCGGCCGACGTGGTCACCCCGAGCATGGACTGGTCGGGCTATCGGCTGCTGTTCCTGCCCAACGTGACGCTGATGACGGACGAGGTGCGCGAGCGCATCGAGCGCACGCTGGAGCACTGCCCGGAGACTCGGCTGGTGGCGGAAGGCAGCTTCGGGATCTACCAGGGTGATGGGCAATCCAGCTATGGCCCGCCCGAGGGCCTGGCGGATCGGTTGGGCGTGCGGGTGGCCGATTTCTCGGCGGTGACCGACTACGACATCGAGCAGGGGCGCAACGTGCTGCGGACGCCCCACGGCGCGCATTCGGTCACCAGTCCGTGCGGTTACGCCGTACTGGAGCCACTGGGGGAAACGCAAACCATTGCCACACTCGATGGAGCAAGCGTCGCGGTGCGGACGGTTGACGGACGCTTCACGTGGTACGGACTGACTCTTTCGGCGGGCTTTGGCGATGTTGGGCAGCCGGAAATGGTGTGGGGCCTTCTGGATGAGTGCGGCATAGAGGCCCCGGTCGCAATCGAAGGCGATCGGGTGGTGCCCGTCGTCCGTCGGTCGCGGCAAGGCGGGTGGCTGGTGTTCGTTTTCAACCTCGAGCGATCCACGGCGCAGGTGCGGCTGCGCCCAGGTTGGATGCTTGCGTCCGCGCGGGATCTCCTCGCGCAGGCCGACCTTGCCGTCGAGGACAACGCGTTCCACCTCTCGATCGACCAGTGGGAGGTTGCCGTTGTCCATTGCCCGGGGGATTGA
- a CDS encoding ABC transporter permease gives MRALAQLTLANTREFTRDRAALFWTFAFPLLFVLIFGLVFSRDSATQYEIGLINEDESPQASLLVDTLQAIDVFDLSRGSLADEIASLEDGDRRAVIAIPSGFGASIDAGTPMSVDIHYDETRQSSQQVVVPVILQAFEAADRALTRSQPVVRPAFQTLRSERLSTIDFIVPGIVAFSVMNAGVFGAVNIVSLRERRVLRRPQATPVSRLTLVSADLILRMVLVLAQSAILIGVARLVFDIRLNSDAGSLAALAGVVVLGGLAFLAIGFFLGSFTKTEQGFFPVAQVVTFPMMFISGVFFPLEFMPDWLRPVINVLPLTHLAEATRQLMIGGATTIPMGVAVAAMAAYLVVFVALAVRLFRWE, from the coding sequence TTGAGAGCCCTCGCTCAGCTCACGCTGGCCAACACGCGCGAATTCACGCGGGATCGGGCCGCGTTGTTTTGGACGTTCGCGTTTCCGCTGCTGTTCGTCCTGATCTTCGGGCTAGTCTTCAGCCGCGACAGCGCCACGCAATATGAAATCGGCCTGATCAACGAGGATGAATCGCCGCAGGCCAGCCTGCTCGTCGACACGCTTCAGGCCATCGATGTGTTCGACCTCTCGCGGGGCAGCCTGGCGGACGAGATCGCCAGCCTGGAGGACGGCGATCGGCGCGCCGTGATCGCGATCCCAAGCGGATTCGGCGCCTCGATTGACGCGGGGACGCCAATGTCCGTGGACATTCACTACGACGAGACGCGGCAGAGCAGCCAGCAGGTCGTCGTGCCGGTGATCCTGCAAGCGTTCGAGGCCGCGGATCGCGCGCTCACGCGGAGCCAGCCGGTCGTGCGTCCCGCGTTTCAGACGCTGCGGAGCGAGCGGCTTTCGACCATCGACTTCATCGTGCCCGGCATCGTGGCCTTCAGCGTGATGAACGCCGGCGTGTTCGGCGCGGTGAATATCGTGTCGCTGCGCGAGCGGCGCGTGCTGCGCCGCCCGCAAGCGACGCCGGTTTCCCGGCTCACGCTGGTGAGCGCCGATTTGATCCTGCGCATGGTCCTGGTGCTGGCGCAGTCCGCCATTCTCATCGGCGTCGCCCGCCTGGTGTTCGACATTCGGCTCAACAGCGATGCCGGGTCGCTGGCCGCGTTGGCCGGCGTGGTGGTGCTTGGGGGCTTGGCGTTCCTCGCCATTGGCTTCTTCCTCGGCTCATTCACCAAGACCGAGCAGGGGTTCTTTCCGGTGGCGCAGGTCGTGACGTTTCCCATGATGTTTATCTCGGGCGTGTTCTTTCCGCTGGAGTTCATGCCGGATTGGCTGCGGCCGGTGATCAACGTGCTTCCGCTGACGCATCTGGCCGAGGCCACGCGCCAACTCATGATTGGCGGCGCGACCACCATTCCCATGGGCGTGGCCGTGGCGGCCATGGCGGCCTACCTGGTCGTGTTCGTGGCGCTGGCGGTGCGACTGTTTCGCTGGGAGTAG
- a CDS encoding amino acid ABC transporter substrate-binding protein → MRRIALPLVLLLIASVTTAACGPDADEEIIRIGAAVSETGRHAKGGEHVRRGYLLWEDWVNNEYGGIKVGNDRYQVELIMYDDQGDTDTTAALVERLIDEDKVDFLLGPYSSTLTQPAIEVAEERGMLLVEGSGGAETLFQQSYQNLFAVLTPAVNYTQSALRALAESGAKTIVIVHADSLFPTSVAEGAEHWAGEYGLSVLRVEAYSQDITDVTDIVSRLRDLEPDVFLGAGYFNDALLFVRAAKALDFDPAAMVLTVGPTDPALIEEVGEDANFLIGPTQWESTMSYRGAYFGSASDYAERYAAKWGGPPTYQAASGTAAALALQLAIEAAGTLNTDDVRAALRDLDASTFFGQISFDETGKNAARPMGAIQIHGGDIRVVAPPDAAVTELTYPVPGWKDR, encoded by the coding sequence GTGCGTCGCATCGCGCTGCCTCTCGTCCTGCTCCTGATCGCATCGGTCACGACTGCGGCCTGCGGCCCGGATGCCGACGAAGAGATCATCAGGATCGGGGCCGCCGTGAGCGAGACGGGCAGGCATGCCAAAGGGGGTGAGCACGTTCGCCGGGGCTATCTGCTTTGGGAAGACTGGGTCAACAACGAGTACGGCGGCATCAAGGTGGGCAACGACCGATATCAGGTCGAGTTGATCATGTATGACGACCAGGGCGACACGGACACGACCGCTGCGCTCGTGGAGCGACTGATCGACGAGGACAAGGTCGACTTCCTCTTGGGACCGTACAGCTCAACCCTCACTCAACCAGCCATCGAGGTCGCCGAAGAGCGCGGCATGCTCCTGGTCGAAGGCAGCGGGGGAGCCGAAACGCTCTTTCAGCAGTCGTACCAAAACCTGTTCGCCGTGCTGACTCCCGCAGTCAACTACACCCAGTCCGCGCTTCGGGCGCTCGCTGAGAGCGGGGCCAAGACGATCGTCATCGTCCACGCGGACAGCCTGTTCCCGACCAGCGTCGCCGAGGGCGCCGAGCATTGGGCCGGCGAGTATGGCCTTTCGGTGCTGCGCGTCGAGGCGTATTCGCAGGACATCACCGACGTCACGGACATAGTGTCAAGGCTTCGGGACTTGGAGCCCGATGTCTTCCTTGGCGCCGGATACTTCAACGACGCCTTGCTGTTCGTCCGCGCCGCCAAGGCGCTGGACTTCGATCCGGCGGCAATGGTGCTCACCGTTGGCCCAACCGATCCGGCGCTGATCGAAGAGGTCGGCGAGGACGCCAACTTCCTCATCGGGCCCACGCAGTGGGAATCGACCATGAGCTATCGAGGCGCCTATTTCGGGTCGGCGTCGGACTACGCCGAGCGCTACGCCGCGAAGTGGGGTGGGCCTCCGACCTATCAGGCCGCGTCGGGAACCGCTGCCGCGCTGGCGCTCCAGTTGGCGATCGAGGCCGCCGGGACCCTGAACACCGACGACGTGCGCGCCGCCCTGCGCGACCTCGACGCGAGCACTTTCTTCGGTCAAATCAGCTTCGACGAGACTGGCAAGAACGCGGCCAGGCCAATGGGCGCAATTCAAATCCACGGCGGCGACATTCGCGTGGTGGCGCCGCCCGACGCCGCGGTCACCGAGCTGACTTACCCCGTGCCCGGGTGGAAGGACCGATAG
- a CDS encoding ABC transporter ATP-binding protein: MSVIEVQDLRKTYGDVKAVDGVSFAVEVGEVFGMLGPNGAGKTTTVEIMEGLRSRDSGAVRVLGLDPGRESGDLKRKIGVQLQQVSLYPRLRVAEVIELFASFYGRAGVADHLLNLLGLEERRRAFVKDLSGGQQQRLSVALAMVNDPPIIFLDEPTTGMDPQARRSLWETIEQFKAEGRTVLLTTHYMEEAERLCDRVAVMDHGRIIATDTPEDLVRTHFAEDAIEFSQRDGLTATEIESLPAVVNASIQGDRVSMFSDDVPSSMAALLQLGQERGEPIQNLRLRRATLEDVFLKLTGRTLRD; encoded by the coding sequence ATGTCCGTCATCGAAGTCCAGGACCTCCGCAAGACTTACGGCGACGTCAAGGCCGTGGACGGGGTCTCGTTCGCGGTCGAGGTCGGCGAAGTCTTCGGCATGCTCGGTCCGAACGGCGCGGGCAAGACGACCACGGTCGAGATCATGGAAGGTCTGCGATCGCGCGATTCCGGCGCCGTGCGTGTGCTGGGGTTGGACCCGGGTCGTGAGTCGGGCGACCTCAAGCGCAAAATTGGCGTCCAGCTTCAGCAGGTGTCGCTCTACCCCCGGTTGCGCGTGGCGGAGGTGATCGAGCTGTTCGCGTCGTTCTACGGACGCGCGGGCGTGGCCGACCATCTCTTGAACCTCCTGGGATTGGAAGAGAGACGCCGCGCGTTCGTCAAAGACCTTTCCGGCGGGCAGCAGCAGCGCCTATCCGTGGCGCTGGCCATGGTCAACGATCCGCCGATCATCTTTCTCGACGAGCCCACCACCGGCATGGACCCGCAGGCCCGCCGCAGCCTTTGGGAGACCATCGAGCAGTTCAAGGCCGAAGGCCGGACCGTCCTGCTGACCACGCACTACATGGAAGAAGCGGAGCGCCTGTGCGACCGCGTGGCCGTGATGGACCACGGCCGCATCATCGCCACGGATACGCCCGAGGACCTCGTGCGGACCCATTTCGCCGAAGACGCCATCGAGTTCAGCCAGCGCGACGGCCTGACAGCGACCGAAATTGAATCGCTGCCGGCGGTGGTGAACGCGTCGATCCAGGGCGACCGGGTGAGCATGTTCAGCGACGACGTGCCGTCGTCGATGGCGGCGCTGCTGCAACTTGGACAGGAGCGCGGCGAGCCGATTCAGAACCTGCGGCTGCGGCGGGCCACGCTCGAAGACGTATTCCTCAAGCTCACCGGACGGACGTTGCGAGATTGA
- a CDS encoding serine--tRNA ligase: AEVPLTAMHRDEVLDGGALPLRYVAYTPAFRREAGAAGIDTRGLQRLHQFDKVELYAFALAEHSYDELELMRRHAEAAVEALGLPYRTLELCTGDLGFTAAKTYDLEAWAPGVNAWLEISSISNCEAFQARRAGIRARKPGGSHTEFVHTLNGSGLGMARTMVAILENYQQADGTVRVPEVLQPYLGGQEVLEVEPGWQ, encoded by the coding sequence CGGCCGAAGTGCCGCTCACGGCCATGCACCGTGACGAGGTCTTGGACGGCGGCGCCCTCCCGCTGCGCTACGTGGCCTACACCCCGGCATTTCGCCGCGAGGCCGGCGCCGCCGGCATCGACACGCGGGGCCTCCAGCGCTTGCATCAGTTCGACAAGGTGGAGCTGTACGCGTTCGCGCTCGCCGAGCACTCCTACGACGAGCTTGAGCTGATGCGCCGGCACGCCGAGGCAGCCGTCGAGGCACTGGGGCTGCCCTACCGCACGCTGGAACTGTGCACCGGCGATCTCGGATTCACCGCCGCCAAGACCTACGACCTGGAGGCCTGGGCGCCGGGCGTGAACGCGTGGCTGGAGATCTCGTCGATTTCGAACTGCGAGGCGTTTCAGGCACGCCGGGCGGGCATCCGAGCCCGGAAGCCCGGTGGCAGCCACACGGAATTCGTGCATACGCTCAATGGGTCCGGGCTTGGTATGGCCCGTACGATGGTGGCCATTCTGGAGAACTACCAGCAGGCAGACGGCACGGTCCGCGTGCCGGAGGTTCTCCAGCCGTATCTCGGCGGCCAGGAAGTGCTTGAGGTGGAGCCCGGATGGCAGTAG
- a CDS encoding cysteine synthase family protein, producing the protein MAVDPVIDRHPTLQLIGRTPLVETRLFRDRYPRARVFAKMEAFNPGGSIKDRPVARMLADAQARGDLRPGQTILDSSSGNAGIAYAMIGGLLGHDVEIVMPDNASRERVQRITAHGARIRFTDAILGYDEAMREVQRRHEAAPERYYFADQYSNESNWQAHFDGTASEILAEAPPDITHFVAGVGTGGTITGVARRFDEACPDVQIVCATPPEFPGIEGLKPMGPDHLVPAILDASLIDTWIDIDVDKAREFSVLLAAEGLFVGQSAGAYMYTVETVLADDPDAVVVTLFPDAGDRYFSTGLWDVAPTLASP; encoded by the coding sequence ATGGCAGTAGACCCGGTGATCGACCGGCATCCCACCCTGCAACTCATCGGCCGCACGCCGTTGGTCGAAACGCGCCTCTTCCGGGATCGCTATCCGAGAGCCAGGGTCTTCGCCAAGATGGAGGCCTTCAATCCAGGCGGGTCGATCAAGGATCGACCCGTGGCGCGCATGCTGGCCGACGCGCAGGCGCGCGGCGACCTGCGCCCGGGCCAGACCATCCTTGACTCGTCGTCCGGCAACGCGGGCATCGCCTACGCGATGATCGGCGGTCTCCTGGGACACGACGTGGAGATCGTGATGCCCGACAACGCCAGCCGGGAGCGCGTGCAGCGCATCACCGCGCACGGCGCGCGCATTCGCTTCACCGACGCCATCCTGGGCTACGACGAGGCCATGCGGGAGGTCCAGCGCCGCCATGAAGCAGCGCCCGAGCGCTACTACTTCGCCGACCAATACAGCAACGAATCGAACTGGCAGGCGCACTTCGACGGCACGGCGAGCGAGATCCTCGCCGAGGCTCCGCCCGACATCACGCATTTCGTCGCGGGCGTCGGCACCGGCGGCACGATCACCGGCGTGGCGCGCCGATTCGACGAGGCGTGCCCCGACGTTCAGATCGTGTGCGCCACGCCACCGGAGTTTCCGGGCATCGAGGGGTTGAAACCCATGGGTCCCGACCACCTGGTGCCGGCAATCCTCGACGCCTCGCTGATCGACACCTGGATAGACATCGACGTGGACAAGGCTCGCGAGTTTTCCGTGCTATTGGCGGCCGAGGGCCTCTTCGTCGGGCAATCGGCCGGCGCCTATATGTATACGGTCGAGACCGTGCTCGCGGACGACCCGGACGCCGTCGTGGTGACCTTGTTCCCCGACGCCGGCGACCGCTACTTCAGCACTGGACTATGGGACGTGGCGCCGACGCTCGCGAGTCCGTGA
- a CDS encoding beta-galactosidase: MTAAHRFGIPGDPFPVGVEYYRAPIPKLDVWDEDFARLRAAGFRIVRSFSYWNHMEPRPGQYELEDFDRLFDLAAKHELKVWLDITLATHGACPEWLTREHPDMRIVTNSGEPVAPTAGAATPQGSQIHCYDHPAWRDYGGALLRHVVTRYRERPSLLIWGLWDGVGLASARGYPCYCRHTLARYEAWLRERFTLDELNERLLRRYRRWEDVEPPRSNGNVVEMLLYRRFHYENLAGHLQWMVDETKQIDPDHETRSHGAWSPRPLDEDCAAIADSWGMSMPSNNLLTSRDPNQVSGRAFGFDWSRSAGKDGRWWNEEIYAGMSRGGVAWKKQSDPRELTMLLWMTLAHGASGAMFWQYRPEYLSFESPGYNLVALDGEPTPRFAAATRAIRQIDGLREHLPLECPRAAVGIVYHPESQELFGYNDEDDRFLADLRGVYRTLWAHGVPADVVTPSMDWTGYRLLFLPNVTLMTDGVRERIERTLEQCPETRLVAEGSFGLYTGDGQSSYGPPEGFAERLGVRVADFSAVTEYDIEQGDNVVQTPHGRHAITSPCGYAVLEPRGETRAIASLDGGTVAVQTADGRFTWYGLTLSAGFGDVGQRDVVLGAVGEAGIEAPVALEGDRVVPVVRRSQQGGWLVFVFNLKRAAAQVNLRPRWRTTMARDLLAQADLALEDNAFQLEIDQWEVAVIHCSEA; the protein is encoded by the coding sequence ATGACTGCAGCCCACCGCTTTGGCATTCCAGGAGATCCGTTTCCGGTTGGGGTGGAGTACTACCGCGCGCCGATCCCCAAGCTTGACGTCTGGGACGAGGACTTCGCGCGATTGCGCGCGGCGGGTTTCCGCATTGTCCGCAGCTTCTCCTACTGGAACCACATGGAGCCGCGACCGGGCCAGTATGAGCTGGAGGACTTTGACCGGCTGTTCGATCTGGCGGCGAAGCACGAACTCAAGGTCTGGCTCGACATCACGTTGGCTACGCACGGGGCCTGCCCCGAGTGGCTGACCCGCGAGCATCCCGACATGCGGATCGTCACCAACAGCGGGGAACCGGTAGCGCCGACTGCCGGCGCGGCCACGCCGCAGGGCTCGCAGATTCACTGCTACGACCACCCGGCCTGGCGCGACTACGGGGGCGCGCTGCTTCGCCACGTGGTGACGCGTTACCGGGAGCGGCCCAGCTTGCTGATATGGGGCCTTTGGGACGGTGTCGGCCTAGCGTCGGCACGCGGCTATCCCTGCTACTGCCGGCACACCCTGGCGCGGTACGAGGCCTGGCTGCGCGAGCGCTTCACGCTGGACGAGCTCAACGAGCGCCTGCTGCGCCGCTACCGCCGCTGGGAGGACGTGGAGCCGCCGCGGTCGAATGGGAACGTGGTGGAGATGCTGCTGTACCGGCGCTTCCACTACGAAAACCTGGCCGGCCACCTGCAATGGATGGTCGACGAGACGAAGCAGATCGATCCCGACCATGAGACCCGCTCCCACGGCGCTTGGTCCCCTCGCCCCTTGGACGAGGACTGCGCGGCCATCGCCGACAGTTGGGGCATGTCCATGCCCTCGAACAACCTGCTGACCTCCAGAGACCCGAACCAGGTTTCGGGGCGAGCGTTCGGGTTCGATTGGTCGCGCAGCGCGGGGAAGGACGGGCGCTGGTGGAACGAGGAGATCTACGCCGGCATGTCACGTGGCGGGGTGGCGTGGAAGAAGCAATCGGACCCGCGCGAGCTGACTATGCTGCTCTGGATGACCTTGGCGCACGGTGCTTCGGGGGCCATGTTCTGGCAGTACCGGCCGGAGTACCTCAGCTTCGAATCGCCGGGCTACAACCTGGTGGCGTTGGACGGGGAGCCCACGCCGCGATTTGCGGCTGCGACAAGGGCCATCCGGCAGATCGACGGCCTGCGCGAGCACCTGCCGTTGGAGTGTCCGCGCGCCGCGGTGGGGATCGTCTATCACCCCGAATCGCAGGAGCTGTTCGGCTACAACGACGAGGACGACCGCTTCCTGGCCGACCTGCGGGGCGTGTACCGCACGCTGTGGGCGCACGGCGTGCCGGCTGACGTGGTGACCCCGAGCATGGATTGGACGGGCTACCGGTTGCTGTTCCTGCCCAACGTGACGCTGATGACCGACGGCGTGCGGGAGCGGATCGAGCGCACCCTAGAGCAGTGCCCGGAGACGCGGCTAGTGGCGGAGGGCAGCTTTGGCCTCTACACGGGCGACGGGCAGTCCAGCTACGGTCCGCCAGAGGGCTTTGCCGAGCGGCTGGGGGTGCGGGTGGCGGACTTTTCGGCAGTGACTGAATACGACATCGAGCAGGGAGACAACGTGGTGCAGACGCCCCACGGCCGGCACGCGATCACGAGCCCCTGCGGCTATGCCGTGCTGGAGCCGCGGGGGGAGACGCGCGCCATTGCTTCCCTGGATGGGGGTACCGTCGCGGTGCAGACCGCGGACGGGCGGTTCACGTGGTATGGGCTGACCCTGTCGGCGGGCTTCGGTGATGTGGGCCAGCGGGATGTGGTGCTAGGGGCGGTGGGCGAGGCCGGCATCGAAGCGCCGGTGGCGCTGGAAGGCGACCGAGTGGTGCCGGTGGTGCGGCGTTCGCAGCAGGGGGGATGGCTGGTGTTCGTGTTCAATCTGAAGCGGGCCGCGGCGCAGGTGAATCTGCGACCGCGCTGGCGGACGACCATGGCGCGCGATCTCCTGGCGCAGGCCGATCTTGCATTGGAGGACAACGCGTTCCAGCTCGAGATCGACCAGTGGGAAGTCGCCGTCATCCACTGCTCAGAGGCTTGA
- a CDS encoding hydantoinase/oxoprolinase family protein: MRVGVDVGGTFTDFVVIADGQMRVFKVPSTPGAPEQAIVDGLAAGGIASAEAIVHGSTVATNALLERRGARAVLVTTEGFRDVLEIGRQNRPSLYELEPERPPPLIPRDRRLEVTERIGADGSVVTPIDQASLDRLAARVRRLNPASAAVCLLFSFLQPAHERAVREALRRAGVEAVSLSSDVLPEYREFERTSTTVVDAYVAPVVASYLRRLEPAMPGPLWVVQSNGGVLRSNEAAEAPVRTVLSGPAAGVVGAQHVARASGIANIATLDMGGTSTDVAVCPGEPLRTTHAEVAGLPVAIPMTDIHTVGAGGGSIAQLDEAGALRVGPRSAGALPGPAAYARGGTEPTVTDANLVLGRLAPDAALGDRVHLDAARARRAVGRLVADAELSDAALQRAALAVIAVANAHMDRALRVITLERGFDPRDFTLLPFGGAGPMHCCELAERLEIEQVLVPPHPGVLSALGALTGAHTREYTATVLDESHALTPDRLEELFGPLEQAASDDLAPARDPRLQRLLDVRYVGQSFELSVPLGDGGVPEAVRMFHERHQQRYAHSRPDAPVEIVVARLVASVPQPSIAATAPSAAGDVEAQTTRATLADGTVRDVPLHSRHDLGVGFELEGPAVVTQSDATTWVAPGWRATVDPQGAMILRRLP; this comes from the coding sequence GTGCGGGTTGGCGTGGACGTGGGCGGCACGTTTACCGATTTCGTCGTCATCGCCGACGGCCAAATGCGCGTCTTCAAGGTTCCCAGCACGCCGGGCGCGCCGGAGCAGGCGATCGTGGACGGCCTGGCCGCGGGAGGCATTGCGTCGGCCGAGGCCATCGTGCATGGGTCCACGGTTGCCACCAACGCCTTGCTCGAGCGTCGCGGCGCGCGAGCGGTGCTGGTGACGACCGAGGGATTTCGCGATGTGCTCGAGATTGGGCGCCAGAATCGGCCGTCGCTCTATGAGCTGGAGCCAGAGCGACCGCCGCCGCTGATTCCGCGGGACCGCCGGCTCGAGGTGACGGAGCGCATCGGCGCTGACGGCAGCGTCGTCACCCCGATCGACCAGGCGTCGCTCGATCGTCTGGCGGCCCGTGTGCGGCGGCTGAACCCGGCATCCGCCGCCGTCTGCCTGCTCTTCAGCTTCCTGCAGCCCGCCCATGAGCGCGCCGTGCGTGAGGCGCTGCGCCGGGCGGGCGTGGAGGCCGTCTCCCTCTCGTCCGACGTTCTGCCGGAATACCGCGAGTTCGAGCGCACCAGCACGACGGTGGTCGACGCCTACGTGGCGCCGGTCGTTGCCAGCTACCTGCGCCGGCTCGAACCGGCCATGCCCGGCCCCCTGTGGGTGGTGCAGTCCAACGGTGGCGTGCTGCGCTCGAACGAGGCGGCCGAGGCGCCGGTGCGCACCGTGCTCAGCGGTCCCGCCGCCGGCGTCGTGGGCGCGCAGCACGTCGCGCGCGCTTCGGGTATCGCCAATATCGCCACGCTCGATATGGGCGGCACGTCGACCGACGTGGCCGTCTGCCCGGGTGAGCCGCTGCGCACGACCCACGCCGAAGTCGCCGGCCTGCCCGTGGCCATTCCCATGACGGACATTCACACGGTCGGCGCCGGCGGCGGCTCGATTGCCCAGCTTGACGAGGCCGGCGCCCTGAGGGTCGGTCCTCGGAGCGCGGGCGCGCTGCCAGGTCCCGCCGCCTACGCGCGGGGCGGCACCGAGCCCACGGTGACCGACGCGAACCTGGTCCTGGGCCGGCTTGCCCCGGATGCGGCCCTTGGCGATCGTGTGCACCTCGACGCCGCGCGAGCCCGGCGCGCGGTCGGGCGGCTCGTTGCCGACGCCGAACTTTCCGATGCCGCGCTTCAACGGGCGGCCCTGGCGGTCATTGCGGTGGCGAACGCGCACATGGACCGCGCGCTGCGCGTGATCACGCTGGAACGCGGCTTCGACCCGCGCGACTTCACCTTGCTGCCGTTCGGCGGCGCGGGTCCGATGCACTGCTGCGAGTTGGCGGAACGGCTCGAGATCGAGCAAGTGCTCGTGCCGCCGCATCCCGGCGTACTGTCCGCGCTCGGCGCCCTTACCGGCGCCCACACGCGCGAATACACCGCCACCGTGCTCGACGAGTCGCACGCGCTCACGCCGGATCGGCTGGAAGAGCTGTTTGGTCCGCTCGAGCAAGCGGCGAGCGACGACCTGGCGCCGGCGCGCGATCCGCGGCTGCAGCGCCTGCTCGACGTGCGCTACGTCGGGCAGTCGTTCGAGTTGAGCGTGCCGCTTGGGGATGGAGGCGTGCCCGAGGCCGTGCGGATGTTCCACGAACGACATCAGCAGCGCTACGCCCACAGCCGGCCGGATGCGCCGGTCGAGATCGTCGTGGCCCGGCTCGTCGCGTCGGTGCCGCAGCCGTCGATTGCCGCGACGGCGCCGTCGGCAGCCGGTGACGTGGAGGCCCAGACGACGCGGGCCACTCTGGCCGACGGCACGGTGCGCGACGTGCCGTTGCATTCGCGCCACGACCTGGGCGTCGGCTTCGAGCTCGAAGGTCCGGCCGTGGTCACCCAGTCCGACGCGACCACCTGGGTGGCGCCTGGATGGCGGGCGACCGTGGACCCACAAGGCGCGATGATCTTGCGGCGATTGCCATAG